In one window of Pseudodesulfovibrio sp. JC047 DNA:
- a CDS encoding TetR/AcrR family transcriptional regulator produces MKKKDAILSVATVLFANKGFADTSGQELARVIGVAEGTIFYHFKSKEGLLLAILEKTRDEIEDQFERFFENRPFDSGLEMAEEVVSFYLYLAGLMEDKFLLLHRHFLYKFSESNPEFRGNLEAIYNCLVDIFEKAIVTGQEDGSINHEIHPRKSALILFTMVDGLVRFKNFNLYDAGALFNELMLTCRRMLQVP; encoded by the coding sequence ATGAAGAAGAAGGACGCAATACTCAGTGTCGCGACGGTTTTGTTTGCGAATAAAGGGTTCGCAGACACCTCGGGTCAGGAATTGGCTCGGGTGATCGGTGTGGCTGAGGGGACGATCTTCTATCACTTCAAAAGCAAGGAAGGATTGCTGCTGGCCATTTTGGAAAAGACCAGAGATGAGATTGAGGACCAGTTCGAACGGTTCTTTGAGAACAGACCGTTTGATTCAGGGCTGGAGATGGCGGAGGAGGTCGTCTCGTTCTATCTGTATCTGGCGGGTTTGATGGAAGACAAGTTTTTACTCCTGCATCGACATTTTCTCTATAAATTTTCCGAGTCAAATCCGGAATTCAGAGGAAATCTGGAAGCGATATACAACTGCCTGGTCGATATTTTCGAAAAGGCGATTGTGACAGGACAGGAAGACGGGTCCATCAACCATGAAATTCACCCCCGAAAATCAGCACTCATTCTGTTTACCATGGTGGATGGTTTGGTTCGATTCAAAAACTTCAATCTGTACGATGCGGGTGCATTGTTTAACGAATTGATGCTGACATGCCGCAGGATGTTACAGGTTCCATAG
- a CDS encoding amino acid permease yields MDKLQKKYGFWTATAMVVGIVIGSGVFFKADDVLKASGGSLTTALTAWLIGGSIMVVTAYVFSKIATRIERVNGVVDYFEQAYGRKAGYMVAWFMTFIYYPTLVAVLAWVSANYTGALLGSSDLVWPISFVYLTGFFLLNYFSPVLAGKWQVTSTVVKLIPLGLVAIVGGFAGLSSGMTMDNFTNAAQTVAGSGGGLAVATLSTAFAYEGWIIATVINAELRDAKRTLPRALVVGTIAVVCIYMLYYLGISGVLTNDQVLAAGDDAPVKVIALIFSKLSGTVLTLFVIISCLGTLNGLIMGSARGMFSIASRNMGPKPDYFNKINPQTNSTTTSAIMGYVLSCLWLIVWYGNFMGWWGQFMDISELPIAFLYVIYISIYIWVMKTFTDLGAFSRYICPVLAGCGSLYIIWGAIQKDMFTHFLILSLLILGSGYALMNTKR; encoded by the coding sequence ATGGACAAGTTACAAAAAAAGTATGGTTTTTGGACGGCGACCGCCATGGTCGTCGGCATTGTCATCGGCTCCGGGGTCTTTTTCAAGGCGGATGACGTACTCAAGGCCTCCGGTGGAAGCCTGACAACCGCCCTGACAGCCTGGCTGATCGGTGGGTCCATCATGGTTGTCACGGCCTATGTCTTCTCCAAGATCGCCACACGCATCGAACGCGTCAACGGCGTGGTGGACTATTTCGAACAGGCCTATGGCAGAAAAGCCGGATACATGGTGGCCTGGTTCATGACTTTCATCTATTATCCGACGCTCGTCGCAGTTCTGGCCTGGGTCTCCGCCAACTATACCGGTGCCTTGCTCGGATCAAGCGATCTGGTCTGGCCCATTTCCTTCGTCTATCTGACCGGATTTTTCCTGCTCAACTATTTCTCGCCGGTTCTGGCCGGAAAATGGCAGGTCACATCCACAGTGGTCAAACTGATTCCCCTGGGACTGGTCGCCATTGTGGGCGGCTTTGCCGGTTTGTCCAGCGGCATGACCATGGACAACTTCACCAACGCCGCGCAAACCGTTGCCGGCAGTGGCGGCGGATTGGCCGTGGCCACCCTGTCCACTGCATTTGCCTATGAAGGATGGATCATCGCCACGGTCATCAATGCCGAACTGAGAGACGCCAAACGGACCCTGCCCCGGGCATTGGTTGTGGGGACCATCGCCGTCGTCTGCATCTACATGCTCTACTATCTGGGAATTTCCGGTGTGCTCACCAACGATCAGGTCTTGGCCGCCGGTGACGACGCGCCAGTCAAGGTCATCGCCCTGATCTTCAGCAAACTGAGCGGCACGGTGCTGACGCTTTTCGTCATCATTTCCTGTCTGGGCACCCTCAACGGTCTGATCATGGGATCAGCCCGAGGCATGTTCTCCATCGCCTCGCGCAACATGGGCCCCAAACCGGACTACTTCAACAAGATCAACCCGCAGACCAACAGCACCACCACCTCGGCCATCATGGGCTACGTCCTGTCCTGTTTGTGGCTGATCGTCTGGTATGGCAACTTCATGGGCTGGTGGGGTCAATTCATGGACATCTCTGAATTGCCCATCGCTTTCCTGTACGTCATCTACATTTCCATATACATCTGGGTGATGAAGACGTTCACCGACCTCGGTGCCTTCAGCCGATACATCTGTCCAGTCCTGGCCGGATGCGGATCGCTCTACATCATCTGGGGTGCGATCCAGAAGGACATGTTCACCCATTTCCTCATCCTCTCACTGCTGATCCTCGGCTCCGGATACGCGCTGATG